caaattgtatttccaaaattttccctgaaaataataatgcaaataattagctcagaaaattcaatttaattaaaattagaatttccggtcaaattaagcataattaggaaaaacgggaaaatacctgTCAATTAATCACAATTCCCTGAtaaattctagcacaataaactaagtgaaatcaataaaatatcgactcatcaaaatagaccacacttagtcttttgcactcctgggaaaaatcaagacgcaaaacagggaacagttcaatgaacatcagggaattgacacagactcagcagacagacaacaaagactgacaaggaaagaaacaaacagaattacaatcctcaagaaatccgaacaaggaaaaggaaatagacagtatccaacacaaaatcagaaaaaacagatactcagagaattcatccaagcaattccaagcatggcaaaatgaacagtcagctcaagaggtgaatcaaaagcaacagaacctcacagatgcacactatcaatgtttctctcaagtgtctaaggtaaatattgtcaactcaatgtactcaagaaagcaagcaacaacagtcttggcaagcctctaatatcaacaggCAAACGAATGCATGTTCAAAtgaaaaggtcttttatggatgtaatggggccaaggacaagggaggataaaatatggatgagaagctacaaaccaaatagaatagaggagcaatgtggaacaaatgaaaatacaatgaaatcacacccaaaacctctaattcaatcctcttcttgactccattatccacaaaacttttttttttatttttctcatttctcatttttttgtatatttttttttctctttttttttcatcttgtctcttttctcttttcgtaacacaactctaagagacaagatacacaacatatttacaaaacaaaacaagaagaggagccaactaaccaattcatctaaatatcccaagagaccacacttattcctaAAACACTTCCAccgctccaaaattccctaaggttatgGTAATCATGGTTGTTCACTTAGGgttagtgtatgagcttcaaaacaaagaaatggggaaagtataggctcaaaaagggttatcaagggatcacaaaaaggtaggctcatctagctagagaggctcaacaacaaagctgcctttatcacttctaaacatgcatatcaatcaagaatcatcaaaaagagtccagccaaggcatatgtgcaagcaatcaagagacatatcacacacaagaaagaatatcaagtggctcaaatctcacacatgGTATTTCTGTcccaatcaattcaactctcaaacatcatgatcatctcccaagaagagaaaagcaaggatttccaacaaatgatagtatcaatgaagtgaaagacaagtctacaacctaaacaaagtccacaaatcaagagaaacatgcaaaactgtacacaagacataacaaaaactacctagaaaacaaaaaatttaacgtagaAATCATAAACTAAGAACGAAAAATCAGactctcccccaatagaccacacttaaactacacagtgtcctcaatgtgtcacaatcatcagataagaaatcagaacaatcaacatatcatggacaagtgcaataaaagtaaggaaaggGGGCGAAGGGCAAGAAGAAAACTCCcgtgatcatggtggcagttgccaattttggactttcagggagatgtcttccaccacaggattcagcaatgaagtcttgaggaggaattgcttcagtctccagatttgatcaagcagggagatgtcctccacaactggatctaagaagcagtcattgttgatgagcaggttcagctggtgcctgttaatcttcaaactatcggaacctttgtcttccaccatgggtgtgtgttggtcaaattcatatgtacctcctgtaacatggttagtgcaatatggttccacaaaaataacatgcaggggtataacacccaatcccaatgtaagaggctgaacctcaaatataccctcagaacatgaatcaagttcaaatttagaagcaatatcaacaatagggtcagattcatgttcaatgcatggagaacaaacattcagacaagatggcaaaagttgtttctcataatgcagagagggagaactaaaagcatgctcatcaacaatgaaatcatcaacatacccatcatcagcataatcatcaacaacaaaatcaatcacaaGTATgattacctccacttccctaaaagttggtagagtagtggaaggtgaagttggtctacctatctcaaaagtgctTCTTATACCTACCTGGTCCTCCAAATCTTCATTAGTCTCCTCGAGTGCAAGtttggggacataggagggtgggaaagtaggtggcgcAATAGTagactcatgactctgctcccaatctcctatgtggatggcatcaacatcatcaggAAGCTAaacagtctggaatgatgattcctctgaaagccatctgccccatctgatcaatCAAACTCTGAAGGGAAGTTAATTCTTGCTGAAACTGTTGATACTGAGCTTTGGTTTCCTGTTGAAACTGCTTATTCAGAGTAGTCATATGCTctaataactccttcaatgtagggtcagaagtagtggaaagaTGAGGAGCTCCTTGGGCAGGCTCGTGAAACTACAACTGTTGTAGCTCCTGGACAGGGGAAGGCATACAAGTACTCTgaaatggtggttcttgatattgaagctatgaagtaccataccaccccaggttaggatcattccacccaggatcgttgctatatgaatcaaaatgatgctgagtagggcgaaatctttccaaaaacataTGCTTAAGAATCTTTATTATCTTTCCCAATTGGCCTTCAATTCAGGAGGAAAATAATAAAGCCATTCCAAGGCTGcttcttttactgaatgcagaaatgcctttaagaaaatgtaatcattcgggacatgaggaggtttctttgaagagcaaattgtgtggaactcctccaaatttttatgtgggcattcacttgcaaaaccatgaaacttcgacagcaaatctatcagtccagaggtgagaacacaatgaacatcatcctcactaTGGGAAACTGGCTCCCAAAgggcactctcaagaatgggaggatgagtcatattgttctcaacatagaaatcagcagaatatgcatgagaaacAATAACAGAGTTAATttcagaaggagaatcataatcatagtcacaagaagaagaaatattactcacataaccaaaataggtagacatgtagaagggGGGGAAAAAGGAAGAAGGTAATGAAGATATGCAACTAAAgttacctaaatgcaacacacaatgacgaacacacaaaacagaacatcacactcacaacacaagacaaaacacaacacacactaacacaagaAAATACCCAAAACCGTACCGTTactccccagcaacggcgccaaaatttgatgagcTGTCACCGCCTAAAccaatttgattgcatataagaaatgcagtatagctaggaagtgagtcctaggttgtctcttaaggaccaaatgtggttcaagtCTTAGGTCAAACACAAAGTGATGGGGTTTGTGGAAAGTTTTTTTGTGAACGCGAATCGACTAAATTAGAACACGCAAATTAAACCTATCTCACAGTATTGAAACGGATGGCCACTAAAGCTAACATTACaacaactaaattatcacaactaaaaatactagacaacattaaaataaaagaaaatattaaacaccTAACACTGTAACACAAATatctaacacaattaaaattgttaatatgcatcactaaattagaaacataaaacccaactcaacaaactatgtaaaataatttaaaagaaaaagaagtaaacaACACAATTTTCTTCTAACATTTCACATGACACATGCAcctaccaaaaaaattaaaattacaattggCCTAAAAATTTGAACCTTGGCCGTGACTCACTCCACCATTTctccaaaatcaaataccctTGTTGCTAATTTCAAATGAGAACCACCGTTGCTGCAACTTTCTTTCCAAATGAAATCAATTCTTCCTTCAATGCTTGATGTGGCAACAGCATAAAACATTAGCTGAAGTTCCGTGCAACAAGGAATATGTCAACATCAAATTTCAAGTGCAATGCTTAGCCACAAAGTTAAAGTTCATTGTGATCATTCATCACAAAACATCCTTCACGGTACAATTGCATCAAATATGCGTGATAGtagaatgataaaaattaatgcAAGTGCAACAATTAAGCAAAAAGGTAAAGAGGCACATTAAAGGTAGAAAAGTAGATGTCTTCTAGAAATGCTATCCCTTAATGGTGCAAAGAAAAAGTACATAAATAGTAAATGAAAGGATTATAAATGTGAAAAAGTAATGAACATTGAGAAATGTGAGAGATGaagtagaaaaatattctttgttGATGCACGGTCTCCAACTTGAATGCATTGAACAAGTAGGAAGCAATGCTACTCATTCTCGGTAAAGCCCTTGAAATGCaatataaaacaaaaggaaatctCCTTGGAGATGCATAGCTAGACGTCCGTGACCTTCCCAAGGTAAGGGTCCcttctttccttctcttttccTAAAGCCAAGAAAGTCAATAAAGATGAAACAATGCACACTTCTTCACTCAAACCCAACTACCGTACAAATGCATTTGAAAAGAAAGGAGAACATCACTTCAATCAAGAGTAGCATAGGTTGCAGCATTCacacaatgaaaagaaaaataaaatctgatttattCCTCCAACCCATGAGCCAAAATCGTGAACAACATTCCTTCTCATTTATCCAAAATCCAATAGCATAAACATAGtttttttagaaaaggaaatcttcctcaaaaataaaaatcgttCCAGCCCCTGCAGGAAATATGTTCCAGCCGAGAGAGTCACCACCCTTTGCAATGTGACGGCTGCACACTTAAAGCAAGACAATGTGCTTtctaaaatgaggtggggtccaccctaaaaaaatataaaaccctaaggtgacaagtgtcctacaattttgggcccctcataatttttaacaatggcccaatgtgcaaaagtttgtccaaaaagtttaaacaattaaattacaatataactaaaatttaaaatgtctaagtgaagagtcttgaatttatttggtgtcctccataTGTcaaaaattgtatttccaaaattttccctaaaaataataatgcaaataattagctcagaaaattcaatttaattaaaattagaatttctggtaaaattaagcataattaggaaaaacgggaaaataccggtcaattaagcacaattccctgattaattctagcataataaactaagtgaaatcaataaattatcgactcatcagtggtttccctctaatcgctctgagcgctgagcggaccattctggcactcagcgtcttgtttgacccttcttttcatcatttttccctttctttcatgggtctaagtccaccttacttcacttccatctttaattcaaaacaagcataatatctctaaaaccaacttttgactctcaagagactcaacttaagtgttttacttgatttagagctcattctaagcctcaaagggtgtgttttactatcaaatttatatatgaaaataacggtttttagaacgttatcacaaccccaaacttagaactttgcttgtcctcaagcaaacaagacaaaacctggctttccactttttcatcaaataattcacactttcaaAACTACTTTTTCTCATGAGAAGTtcttatacaattcagatttcagtggaatcctacaatgatgcatgcatgctttcaatccaaattagtccacataatcaatcttttttcaacaaatgttttgttcatgaatgatcaatcaactaaacatagatgtaaacatggatttaacaattctcaccaagcaagtgtttcactcaatcactcaagagTTTAGGGAGGGCACTcaactctctactgttcacatgtcacataaaacagtattgtcattcatctaaaacaatcaacatcttcacatgcatatgtcatcacCAGGactttccaaggcttgtattgtggctgggctaacaagaaaattggtttttctggaatacaaaatccttgagttaagagagtttatcTTTCAAGGTTCAAgcaaactctctttttaaccaatctcactcattcccagcttttccctttttcattttacattgagttcttcttacatgcataaatttttttcttcttttcttttctttcacatgcatttttctttttcattcttttgaactcaatgcttttctttttcttttgcctttcactttccccattcaaccccaaacttaaaccttttcaatacatataattattctcagcttaactcaaggtaaataaattcaaacaagggttttcatacattttaaggtcaaggttcaaaaagggtatatcatttaaatttctttgggtgaaaatttggctaagtaaggccTTTCCAAATATGGCCTTGATCacatgacatacacatgcaattcaatcaattatcaagattaagtcaataccattcatgatttcctgtaaacagtgcacacaatcataatactctgaagctcaatacctcacacaatcagGCTATCTCACTTCACACAtaaatcctgcttagcatcaaaatcacaatcatgaatcacttactcatctgttcacataactagtgaaccatcaatctggatatcaacattcacacactctcaatcatcatccacaatcaatcatgaatcataaacaactcatcatgcaataaattggaaccattatctgaataagtgtacaagccaagcatagactccagcataaatttaacctatactactaattcaaagtaataaaacctgggttgcctcccaaaagcgcttgtttaacgtcacgagcctgccccaaacctcatggatccaccaacattAGTACGGTGGAAAACTGCTCCACTTCTCCTCCTAAATAATGTTTGAGCCTCTGACCATTTACAACCCAATTTATCTCCTTATCTGTAGTTTCCAATTCCACAGCTCCATTTGGATATACATGCTTTATCACAAAgggtcccgaccattttgatttcaacttcCCAGGAAATAACTTCAACCGTGAATTAAATAGTAGCACCTGCTGTCCTGGAGTGAAGACTCTCTTTACCAActttttatcatgataaaatttcaccttttctttataattccTTGATGAATGATATGCATGTAACCACATCTCTTCCAATTCTAACAATTGATTTCTTCGTTTGCTTTGAGtttcatgaggatcaaaatttaaaaatttcaaagcccacaaagcctTATGCTCCATCTCTACTGGCAAATGACATGCTTTCCCATATACCATATGAAAAGGTGATAACCCCAATGAAGTCTTCATAGCCGTCCTgtatgcccaaagagcatcatctaatttCTGTGACCAATCCTTTAATGAAAAAGCAATTGTCTTCTCTAGTATCCTCTTAATTTCGCTATTGGAAACTTCAGCTTGCCCATTCGTTTGTGGATGATAGGGTGCAACCACTTTacgtttcaccccataatgtctaagtaccttagcaagctgagcattacaaaaatgagaccccCAATCACTAATAAGTACCCTAGGAGTTCCAAATCGTGAGAAAATTTgccttttcaagaatttaatcacCGTATTGGCATCATTCTTTGGACATGCTAAAGCCtccacccatttactcacataatcaacaactaccaaaatatattcattattaaatgacGATGGAAAAGGCCCaaaaaaatcaataccccaacaatcaaaaactTAAACTTCCAAAATACCTTGTAACGACATTTCATGCCTTATTGAAATAGCTCCTgtcctttgacacttatcacaaTTCCTATCATGATTATGCGTGTCTTTGAATAGAGTAGGCCAAAAAAATCCTGACTGAAGAATTTTTGCAGTTGTTAGCTCCCCATTATAATGCCCTCCATATGGAGAATTATGACAATCACTATAAGAAAAAAGCTATTTacatacaaattattatatacggatctcaattcttatataataaaactgtTTTATACGGATCTGAATctatattatatacggattataaaaaataataaaaaataaaattaaaaaatttaacccTTAGGCAAAGAAGTGGAAAGTTCTCGACTCATTCCCACAACCTTCCCTCTTCTCCGCTTTCCGTCTCAGCTTTTCCTCTCATCTATTTCCCGATCACAGATCACAGTCAACGAGCCATTCTTCACTGCCTCTTCTTCTCGTCGAGTTGTTCTTCTGGAGCATTTTCCCTCCATCATCTGGAACCATCATCTTTGTTCGTCGATCCATCAGCGTCTCATCGAACCATTTATAGAGTTCTCATCCCGCGACCATGGAACTCTTGTTGCCGTGTCACAGAGCTCTCATTCTGCCGCGTCTTCTCACTTTCAACGAAACCCCTTTTGGTGGTCGAACACAAATTAGGGTTCTCACATCCCTAGGGTTTACCTCCCCTATTCGAAATCACCCTTTTCCACCCCTAAATCTAAACCGTTGAAGACAAAAGGAATAAAATCATTCGTTGATCTtcggagagagagagagttgcAACTCAATGCGATGATCGAGAAGATGAAACCTAAGAAGCACACAACTAAGGAGATCGCAGCGAAGGTTGACGCCGCCACTACCAACCGCGGCGGTGGTAAGGCGGGCTTGGCGGACTGGTCTGGGGTGGAGAAAGGCAGGCACGCGAAATACGAGTGCGCGCTCTGCAAAGTCACGGTGCCTAACATGATATTTGCAGATATGGCCATAAGACTTTCGTAGGGGCTTCATACTGTTAGAAAGTTTTCTCTAATGTTAACACTTGTCTGTAAGGATTAAGCGAATAACTAACCTTCGTGCAATGATTCTTTAATGAAAACATCTTGGGCGAATCTGGAAAAATTGAGTTGTCATTGGGACCACTATCTTTTACGAACAGTTAATTTGAACTCTTAATAGGTTNTTTTTAATTAGGAGANATTAACTCTNNAAAGCATCTTGAGTGATTCCCATTCCCTCCTGATATGATTCATGTGTACCCTTGCTATAGTAATTTCATATCAATTGaaggaaattattttcttaaagttaGTATTGCCTCAGTAGAATTCAAAATACCAGTTTTATTGTAATAGTAAAATCCATATTTAGATTTGTGTCTTCTTACTTTGACTCCGAAGCTTGccaatttcaatttctatttctttttaagttaGACTATTGGATAATGAATTT
This DNA window, taken from Vigna radiata var. radiata cultivar VC1973A unplaced genomic scaffold, Vradiata_ver6 scaffold_227, whole genome shotgun sequence, encodes the following:
- the LOC106753267 gene encoding uncharacterized protein LOC106753267; the protein is MKTSLGLSPFHMVYGKACHLPVEMEHKALWALKFLNFDPHETQSKRRNQLLELEEMWLHAYHSSRNYKEKVKFYHDKKLVKRVFTPGQQVLLFNSRLKLFPGKLKSKWSGPFVIKHVYPNGAVELETTDKEINWVVNGQRLKHYLGGEVEQFSTVLMLVDP